Genomic DNA from Coffea arabica cultivar ET-39 chromosome 7e, Coffea Arabica ET-39 HiFi, whole genome shotgun sequence:
TAGTTTTATGTATCAATTGGTAGAATGCTATAAAGcctaaaaattaaaaactctCCACCAATTGTTCAAGAAGAGCATACCTGCACCATTTTCACTTCATGTATTGCCTCCCTCACTGATCTTGAAGATGACAAACTCGGTACAATTACGGCTGGTGCTTGGGTAAAATCAGTACCAAATTTTCGTTGTACTGAGGATCTTTGTCCGATAGAAAATTCCGTAGAATTGGATATCTTCTTCTTTCTATACCGGGGCCTGGCTGCCAAAGACTTGGTTAGTCTTGTCTAAGAGGGAAAGCCATATATTAAGTTGTAGAAGCATTTATCAACTAAATACGAATAATAACATTAGCAGATCAAAGTCGAGTATGATTCAACTAATTACTTTGGAAGGATGGATCCCTCTCGAAGGTAAAGCCAATCATTCGTGTACTCATCAAATTCTGCAACCATGGCAATTGCGTAGGCTATGCCTCTCTTGAATGACCTTTCCTGCATATCATTTTAGATTTTACAGATAAATTCAAACTTTCAATTATAAAAACAATAAACTAAAGCAGAATGGCAGGAAAATAAACCTGATATACAACAACAGATGCATACAATCCTATGAAAAAGCTTGAGAAAACAGCCATTATTATGCTGCCAATCACAACTAGTGGCCACATAAGGATGGTTAAACCAGCAATCGGAATACAAGCTGTTTCAAGAAATGGCCCTTCGCGGCTGATTAGATCATGTATCAGTCTCTGCCAGCCTTTGAACAACATGTATGGGCTCTTTACAATTGCAATAGCCACGTACAGAGGGATTTCGACAATAAGCCCCACAATCCCAGCAAGGATACATGCTGGCACATGGATGAGCCTGTAACAGAGTTTGAAGCAAATTAGAAATAAGTGTGTACTAACGAGCAACAAACGAGTGTGTACTAATGAGCAACATAAAAACTTCAACAAATTTTTGTCACGAATGAGCTACTCCAGAAGAAACATAACTACAAACAAAATTTGCCTAACTGATAAATGACAATTCCAATAATGCATCAGATATGTCGCGCAGGTATGACCACTCTCTTCCACTGTTTAATATATGTAATATCGTATTTATGAGTATCTTCACAAGTACTTAAGCATAACGCAATATAACTTCTTGAGATTCCATGAATTTCATTCTGTCTAGCTTCTCCTGCTGCAAAAGacaaggtttttttttaaaaaaaaagaaaagaaacattacCTCAAACCACACATTCCAACAGCTTCCTAAGCTAACCTCTCAGAACAATTAGCTTGCACTAAACTAATACAATTCAAATGAGCTCTTCTCCCATTATCATCAAACAAAAGGAGCAGAGAGTATACCTAAGAGCTTCAAGCCCCTCTGAAGAGGGGGATTCACGCAATTCTTTAAGGAAAAGTGGGTAAGAATGATAGCACAGATCAGCAAAATCTCGAACAACTGTGCAGCTTCCTTTGATAGTTCCCCAAGTTCCATCCTAAATTTCCattaagaaaggaaaaactaaatgagagagagagagagagacggtAAATAAACTGCAGAATGCAGGTGAGACAAAATTCCAACTGTACCACAACGCAATGGAAAAACTTCTTGGACTCATCATCATGCCTGAAGGCCTCAAAAGCAGAAACCCAAGGAGTGAAAAAACCATATCCCACTCCAACAAGGACAGTACCAGCTATGCTTAAACCTAACCATATACCAAATAAGGCAGGCAAAGCCAGAAAGAAAGCAACTTTCAGGGGTGCATCAAACCTATTTGTCCTGTAAatagaaatttgaggaaaaaagATTCAAGAACCCAACATAAGGATTGTCGTCGAGCATCAAATTCAGAGCATGGAAAGCATAACAATTTCACAGGTTTAGAAACGGTCATTACTTGAAAATAGTGTATGCTGTCCATAAAATATGTGCTGGGAAGAGCCCCAAAATCACCCCAACATTCCCTAGTATCAGTATTAGACCAGCAATTGGACCCACCAATAAACCTGAAACATGCACAACACTAAGAGCAGAAGCACAACTGAAAAAGCGTGAAACTTGGTAAAAGATTAATAGAAATAGCAAAAAGCTTTACTATTTCAATACTAACTTTTGAGACCACCCAAACAGAGGGCAGAGCAGAATGCAAATATCACGTAAAGGGTCCTCAAACAATCTTTCAAGTGTTCTGCTGGCATGTTCGTTTCACAGATTAAAAGCAGAAAACGAAAACAAGGGGAAGAGTGGAAAGTTAGAGACCAACTGGGATTTTATTGCTCCCAACGAATTTGAGACTTGTTCATGAAGAACAAAGAATATATTGATCGAGAGAAAGTCTGCTCGATACATGACAAAACAGAATACTATAAAAATGGTTTACAAAAAGCCAGAAAAGCAAAAGGCCTTTGTAGTCTTAAACCAGCCAGCGGCGAACAACAACTACGCGACAGTACATCACGCGCCCGAAAGAAGGGTGCAACGACGgaaagaaattaataataataataataataaaacccactaattctccaaaaaaaaaaaaaaaaaacgtgaaTTATGGACTTTTGAAATATTGCTCAGTGCTCGCATGAGGTGGAGAGTTATACTCTCCTCTTGCTGGATTAGTAACTTTATTTGCCAATcacaaatctcaaattttagtgGGAAAAACCCCATATATTAAGTCTTGACATGAATACAGTACCCCAAAAGAAAGCATAAAATAGTGCCCAAAGGGTGAGAGTTCAACTAACAAACTCTTCTTGAAATAAGAGATGAATGGGATGATATGGGGGATATAGTGCAAATGAGAGATGAGACATctcgttttaaaaaaaaaaactaggagTGTGtcattttcttaatttatacgTAAAGAAGTAAATAAGAGATAATTTTTTCTCTAACTGAAAAGGGGTAGAATTTAagaaacgaaaaagaaaaaaaaaatttgacccaaGATCTCGtattgaaatttcaattttaactaCTAAATCAAGTCTTCTCGACAAGTAAATGGGATAAAATTTGTACCGCATGATTTGAAATCTTTGATTTTTTCTAATGAATGAATTAATACAGCTGTGTATACATGCATGTCATGTTATTAGGAAAAAAAGAGACAACAAAACACTATGGGGATAAATCAAGAAACCAATAGGTATTTAGACACGATGACACTACAAGCGTGAGTAGTCCGCCGTCTCAGGGCACCGGaacaaaaaggaagaataaaAGTCAACGacgtttaaaataataataatggatttgtttggatagggtattatttgaaatattatttggaataattactgtagcactttttgtgatgtgatgtatgtgagataaaaagatggttgggaatataaaaaaggtggattggaaaatgtgtttatgatgcaagcgaaatattatttgggataagttATGATGGCGGTCGGTTGTAAGTTCACGCTGCTAAATTATTCTCGCCATAACGATTAGCATCGGATGCTCCGAATCACTCTCTTTTATTCCTTTTGCTCGCTTGTGTTATCTCGTCTGTTTAGGAGTAGGGAAATTGTTGGGCAATTGAACCATAGGtgattaaattttattattattattgcaattCATGTTTTGGTTTTGCTTTTTAAAGGGGGTTGGTTATCAGTTATGCTTCCGTGTTTTTACATTTTTCTGAATGGAATGAGGCTGCCatcttatatatattattcAAGGATTCTATGTACCAATCTTCCGTCAAAGTCAAATCATTACAATATACAAAATCGgctaattaatatatatttaataagtTCCGCAATGCAGCCACATCTCATCATAATTTTCTTAGATCATAAAATAACTTTAAGACGAGAGAGACTTTTCAGTATATCTTACTCAAAATTACGTAATGACAGTGCAATATGCATAGAGGAACTTAGTAAATCATCAGCAAGGATGTCACCCTTATTGGCAAGTAACTCAACTATGACTAGGTTACCAGATATTATGGTCATCAGCTATCTATCAGCACGAAATTATATACTAATACTACCCTCCGAGAGTGGATATATTTATATGTGGGTGTGTGGGTGAGAcgttactttttttttcgttcAGAGATATTCCAACTTTTCGTCGAAATTAATATTCTAAATCTGTGTAGAGTCTTGTCTCAAACATGCACAGTGAAATAGCACACGAAAATTAATCACAAAACTTATTAGTAATTACTTGACTACGGGGCTAATCGAACTAACACATGAGGACGGATGAGACGCTACTTTAGGATGAGGTTAAATCACAACCCGCTATTTCTGGTCTACGTTCTGTCATAGTCAAAGACAAAAGGACCATTAATTTTGATGCGGCTCGATACAAGCATCTTGCAAGCTATGATAAGatgttctagtttttttttttttttttttgggtcaatatGATACGTTTTTGTCTGAATTTTTTAAGTAAGGTCACATTTTGTCAAACCTTACCTCCCATCCCACCAAGCCTTGTCTCCGAGCCCAAAGATAAGATGTTCTAGTTAAACGATCGAAAAATATATGATAAACCTTTTCTAAGAGAATAAACAATACTCACTTGATTTATTTCCCATAAAAGGATAGTGATTCTATCCCTTTTATTAAAAGTGCATGTTACATTGTAGATGTGGTTATAGCCTTGGAAaagaaattggataaaattgCTCAAATTGCAAATTGACTGCTAATAATACTTAATTAAAGTCGACATATGTAActattaataattatatattcaATACGTATATGACATTTCTTTTTTGATGCTATAATTCATTTTGCAATAGATCTTTTGTTCCACTTTTTGTTATACCATATGTTcctctttttattatattattattattatttctctttcacaaacatcatgttttacttcttttttatttctttaagaTTTAATAATTATTAACCGAGTAATACACATAATTTaagaaactcaaaaaatcaaaatacacaaaatgagatttttttaatgaaattttcgttgtatttttttattttctgttatatattacttttttgagactattatatttatttttattgcaTTAATAGTTATTTGATagtaagaaaaaaagaattaaaatatgatatttatgaagaaaaaataGCAACATAATCAAAAGTGGATCTGAAAACAGAGTAAGGAGTGAGACAGAATATCTGTTCATTTGCTAATCATGTACTCACTGGTTGAGGCCCAGAAAATAAAAATCTTGAATTCAAATTTTCCTGTTCTCTCCTCGCTTCTTAAGTCTCATCCATCTTCtgctaaaaaataataaaaaaaaatcacgtACTCGCTGTTATATTTCAGGAAAATTTTATAGTTACTTTAACTTACCATTCCCTCAAacttatatttttcaatttagaTAGTGATTCATATTTTAAATCATTGAGATTGCTGTACtataaatgtcaaaaatacatATTTCACTATCTAATGAATTTAATTTAAGAGTATGATACACAAAATGGATTGTAAAATCTACCTACTTTTTTATGCTAAAACAACTCTACTTCCTTTTTTTTGCCAAGGAGCAGGTACGTTCGGTGCAAATTTGTGTttctattttaaaaaatgattgaatgttAATTCTCTGACTATATATTAGTTTAATCCTACTATTTATAAGTTAATAATTGCAATGTTATTCAATTATAGTCCCGTGTTCATCGTTTCAGGCATGAATTACCTGTACTCATattttagtttaaaaaaaaaaaggagaaagaaggaagaTTACTTTTCTGGACTCGGGACACAATGCATGCTTAGCAAAATCAGTCGGACACTACTTGAGAAACAAGTCAGATCTTCTGTCCTACCCTACAATTCATTCAACTCTTATTAGTCATCGGAAACATTGGGCGTTGGTCCAAATGGTCAAGGATGGTTCTTCGTGTATTAGATCGGAGGTCTAAATCTTGAAAAATTTAAAGAGTGCATCCAAATAATGTACATGTTTGGTCTAACAGTTATCCTCAAAACTCCTATACAAATCCAATTGGGCATTCCTCCCCCCATAGTCTAAAGCATTAGACAAAAGTTAttgccaccaaaaaaaaaagtgagcctctttgaattgctattttatGAGATTTTTGTAAAAAGTTGTATTATAACGGTTTAATGTGTCTGAGGaaaaaaggtgattgagaaaCATAAGAATTGAACTCtcttgaattgctattttttaaaattttcattaaaaaaaatatgctgAAACAAattgatatatatgaaaaagaaggtgattgaaaaatatgcttACCGAAAACAAGTTacattttttttggataaaaattgCAATAGGGAAAATGCTGAAAATTCCAACATCGCCCTTTTTGCTGGCGATTTTCCGAAAGCCAAAAACTATTATGCATCTGTGGAGGGTCCGTCTGGAATTCAAAACCACCGCCGTAACGAGACCTCTTGTATGGCGTAAATGACAAACTCTCCTTGAAACCTTGGAAGTCATGGTTAAATCACTTCATAGCGACTTTGAAAGACTCCGAAGAAGTTCATCAATCTTGGGCCGGAGATATTTCTGTATCGAAGCCCTCAGCCTTGGTCAGATCGCAATCATTTTGCACCCTAAAGTCGTCCTTAACCCAATCCTTTGACGCATTGTTAGGAAATGTGTTTGAATTACACATTATTTACATACATTGATATAATTAGATTatcaatatatttttataaatcatctttttattttatatataacacatcaaaaaaatattataatattttttttataaaaatattttaaataatttactatccaagCGGATTCGATTTGAAACCGAAATGTTCACTTCATGGTGAATATTTTAGTAATCATTGCAATCTTTTAATGTCTGTGTTAGAACGGTCAACAATTATAAATCCAACATAATTTGCTTCTTTAAATACGTACTCCATTCCGTGTCAAAAGGAACTGGGTCTAGTCGTAACAGTTTACGggaaaggggctccctctttcatttttttttttttaatttttgtccGAATTAATAACTGTTGTATAACCTATTGTGTCATATACTAAgaggagagggaggagaggtccAAGAATAACTCAGAAGGAACTGAACCACCAGCGGATCAAACCGATGCACAATACACCCgtatgaattttttaaacaGAGTCACTTAATATGACAATTGGTACCCACCAAACTTTAATACTTTGGTGGTAACCATTAACCCAAAGGCTGGTGGTTTCCCGTTCGTTCTTGCTGTGCAAGTATTTCGTAgccaaataattaattaatgtcTACTCGTTTCCATGTTTTTACGAAGTACCACTGTCATTGCGGGGGAATTGGTCCAATGGAAAGGATCCAAGTACACATTGGCGCATCGATGGGTTATCCAAGGCTTTTTGATCTACATGATAGAATACTGATTTGACCGTAGAATCCCGTATAACTCATcaattcttttaaaaaaatatgggaaaaaaaagagacaaattttcaaagtttggaAGCGGTCAATGTATGGAAGCAGGCTATGCTGCTGCTTTTGGTCCAATTTGCCATCGTTTTCTACATATTCCAATTGCGAAGCTGGGATACTCATCCGCAGCCCGTCCATCCTCATGAAAACGCTGAACCAACAACAACTAGACGGAAAGACGTTTGATCCAAATCCTTAGTACATTAACAACGTCATAATCTCGCATCTACGAGATTCCGGTAAGCGGCAAATGTTGTCGAGAAGGCTTTGTTGTGGTTCTCTTCTCTGGATTGTCTTTCTCACGTTTTGGTAAACCTCGTGTCGGGTTCCGGTTGATATTTTTACAAGCTTCAATTAGGCACCATAAACATCGTTTTCCCGGTTAGGTACATAAAGATCCACAGACCCTTCCTTCTGTTGAAGTGTGCGAATGCGGGAAAAGTAGTGAATATAAAGCCCAATAAGGGTCATTAATTAGGCTCGTTATTCATTGCGTGATCGAAATAATGCAGTATAACATTTAGAGCACAAGGCCCATGAACTCGTTCGCATCTGCTACAGGGGCTACTTCTCtagttttcacttttttttttttgttttccttttccaacCACTCCACTCGACCCTTCCACACAGACAGGTCGTTGGTCCATTAGCATGGTGGAGAAACCGAGAAATCATTTTTATCCCTGGAAGATGCTATTGCAACCCAAGGTGCTATTTAATCAGAATTGATCGGAAAGGTTTGGAAAAATTCTAATCAGAATTAGATCAGAAAGGTCAAAAGACAAAAATAAGTCTAATTCTGGCCAAATCCTTCATGTCTATTCTTCCTGAATTATCCTAATTTTCGACAAGCATTTTCCAGACAGGAAACGGATTTCAAGCTTTATCCCCGCCCCTCCTTGCACCGGCAGCCACATCCAGTGTCCAGATGGAAGAAACAGAGTGGAAAAAGCAGATGCAGAAACTGAGTACTTTGAAACCTGTACACATTTTTTTTCCCAGTCCACCGTAAAAAGGTGCAGGTGTATGCCGTAATAAACCAGGTGGGCACCGCTCAATCTTCAGATCTATCTGCCATTGTAGATTATGCTGCGGAGCTCCCACAACAATTTCTAGATTTAAATGATGGGTCACCCCACAAAGGTTTTGACGCAGGGTATAAAATTACCCCTTCGGCTTTTAAAGTAAAACGACTTCGACTCTTTATAGCTTCGATTGCAACATTCCGTTTCCTTTTGTCTAAAGCAGTAAAAACGGATCAGTCTTGACATACTGTCCAAAACCTTATAGCTCCAACCTGAATTTACCCCGTAGCTTTCTAAATTGGGAGTGCGTTTCCAAGAGGATGGgatgagttaaaaaaaaaaaaacaaggggaTGAGACGAGATCTTCAGAGATGAAAATACCATCGTCTTTCATTGTAGAATGATGTTAGTACAAGGAAGGCATAAGACACAGGGCCGAGCCATCAGGCCcctgttttctttttcaacagTTAAAACCAAACCAAGAGAGAAAAATaagataaattaaaaaaaaaaacaaaaaagagaaaaaatagcaGGGGCTTGTGTTGTCTGACCCACGCACCACGGCACCCACATCTTCCCAGGTTTCGATTTTACCTTTCCTCTGCTCTTCCCTTCCCACATTCATTTCTTCTTCGCACAGGTAACAACAAATCTGCGACAAAAGTACACCTGAATACGACTAATCCTCCTGTTTCTCGGTTCCATTTCTATTTATGTTGGgttaaagttttgatttttaaCAGATATGAGGTTGAAGATAAAGCCAGTGCAGCCAAGTCCAAGTCCTGAAGTCCAATATCAAGAAAACCACCAGGTTACTGCTGATCAAGAAGTCCTGAAAACAGAGGCTGTGGAGGAAGAAGGACAGGCCTGCGGATGGCTTATCCCTGATGGAAACAATCCCATGATTTCCAACTctgaaaataacaaaaataaccCGCCTGAATTATCTCCAACCACTACTCCTGTTCCCCAGTACCTGGTCTCTATTCTTTTAACCTTTCTGCTTCTGTTTGTTCATATGTTTGTCGATTTGCTCTAATCGGTGGTAGATCTGGTTCATCTGTCCAGGGGAAAAGGAAGAGGAAACCCAAGGAGTTGATAGATGAGATATCACCTATTATCgtaagaaggaagaagaagcagCCTTCtgtttccaaatctgaacaagtGAGATGTCATCCTgtttatctattttagtctGTTTCCGTCAACTGTTTGGCAATTTTTGAGAAGGGTGGCaacttcctttctttctttcccatGGATTAATTACTGAACTCTCTACCTTCCTAGAATATCCCATGCCCGATACTAACTAAAGATCCACGAGCTGTGTTCTTTAACATTTTGTTTTTGGTTCTTATTCATGAACTTCTTTGAGAAAAATAAGGAACCTTTTATCATAGTTGACATGTCGAATAGTTTACTGACCAAAATTATGTCTGTGCGTCCTCTCATAAATAGAATGTAGGTGGCCTTGAATGCAAACGTGTATTAGGCACAGTAAGTCTTAAGCCGAGTAATGGTTTGCTCAATTTCAAGTTTTCGTGGTCTACTTGATCAGCTTGGACTCAACAAAGTGGAAACATGGTTGAGTTTCAAGCAAGGCTTATGTAGCTTTTAAGTTTGTCAACTAATTTTAAAACCTACTTGaagattttttttggttctGTTATAGCTTCTTTGTCCCCTCATAATCACCCATGATCATGAGGAAACTCTATGTGGCTTGGATCAATCAAGGTATAAATATAATTCCACTTGTCGTTTTAATTTTCTCATCTGCCCCATGGGTTCTGTACTCCTCTTTTGAGTTTCCTGTCCCTCCCTTACTAATCAGAATTTATTCCATAGTATACATACTAGAACATCTTGGTTTTAGGTCAGAATTGATAGGTAGATTTGTATGTTTTTGCAGCTTGTCATGGAATGTCCCTAAAGCCCTATGTTTTTTGCTATGCCATACTGCCAATGTATCTTCGTTGTGGTGTTTCCTTTATTATTCTTGCTTAATGGCAATTATTGATATGAAAATCTGATGGTCTACGCATAGCAGGCAATAACTGATGGTGGAGGAAAACATGTGAGGTTGGTTCAGTTCTTAAATTTCTCAACTTCGCTTATTAACCTTTTATGCTTATGCTGAAGTCAGAATGGCTTGTTGATTTATGTAATGAAGTAAACAGGAGAAGTCTGCAGATGATGGGTCTAGGAACCCTGTCCAAGTAAAGCCAGCTACCATGATTCGAGCAGAGGAGGTTCAATCAAGTTTAGGGAATGAGTATCCTAGCTTTGTAAAATTGTTGGTTAGATCGCATGTTGGTAGTTGTTTTTGGATGGTAAGCTTTGCTTTAAaggatttaatttaatacactGCAATTAATCCTTTGGATTGGCAATGGACTTTTGGTTATATAATTACTGTTGTTCAGGGCCTTCCTGTGCCATTTTGTAAGACGCATCTACCAAGAAAGGACACTGCAGTAGTTCTTGAAGATGAAAGTGGGGAACAGTTTGAGATTAAGTACATTTCAGAAAAGACAGGACTAAGTGCTGGATGGAGAAAGTTTGTTGCTGCACACAAGTTGGTGGAGGGAGATGTCttaatcttccaattaattGGGCCTACGACATTCAAGGTGCAAGAAACTGTTTCTGCTTAAACTCTTATGTTGCGTGAAATCTGTTGCTTAATCTTCTATCGACTTCAAACTTTACTTGTTTATA
This window encodes:
- the LOC113701528 gene encoding uncharacterized membrane protein At3g27390, coding for MPAEHLKDCLRTLYVIFAFCSALCLGGLKSLLVGPIAGLILILGNVGVILGLFPAHILWTAYTIFKTNRFDAPLKVAFFLALPALFGIWLGLSIAGTVLVGVGYGFFTPWVSAFEAFRHDDESKKFFHCVVDGTWGTIKGSCTVVRDFADLCYHSYPLFLKELRESPSSEGLEALRLIHVPACILAGIVGLIVEIPLYVAIAIVKSPYMLFKGWQRLIHDLISREGPFLETACIPIAGLTILMWPLVVIGSIIMAVFSSFFIGLYASVVVYQERSFKRGIAYAIAMVAEFDEYTNDWLYLREGSILPKPRYRKKKISNSTEFSIGQRSSVQRKFGTDFTQAPAVIVPSLSSSRSVREAIHEVKMVQVWGNMMRSCELRGKELLDANVITPADLYDSLKAKNGNEAPIVDIGLPCYSFLQAILYSIKAGSAGLLLLDDLEITYLNRPQDRLLDWFFQPVMVLKEQIRVIHLEESETRFLEKVLLFGSNTERLKAWENGSLIPQEALRAAQIEGISRRMVGMLRSVSKFPTYRRKFRHIVKALIIYSITKEGSNKPTSYPLTKDGSMRSASVRSVASVEIV